From the Nocardiopsis changdeensis genome, one window contains:
- the lpdA gene encoding dihydrolipoyl dehydrogenase, whose protein sequence is MSESGGTFDLVVLGGGSGGYAAALRAAELDMNVVLIEKDKLGGTCLHRGCIPTKALLHSAEVADSAKESENFGVKATFEGIDIEAVHKYKDKVINGLHKGLTGLIKSRKITVVEGEGRLTGKDEVTVGDAVYKGRAVLLATGSQPKTLGLEIDGEKVMTSDQALGLDRVPGSVVVLGGGVIGVEFASVWRSYGAEVTIVEALPHLVPVEEESSSKLLERAFRKRGIKYELGTPFESVKTTDSGVTVTLQGGKTLEAEVLLVAIGRGPVSAGLGYEEQGISLDRGFVTVDENLHTGVGNIYAVGDLIPTLQLAHVGFAEGIFVAEHLAGLNPAPIDYDGVPRVTYCEPEVASVGLTTKAAKERGLEVVEMNYNLAGNGKSQILQTQGAVKVIAEKDGPVLGVHMVGSRVGELIAEGQLIYNWEALPSEVAQLIHPHPSQSEALGEAHLALAGKPLHVHD, encoded by the coding sequence GTGAGTGAGAGCGGCGGCACCTTCGACCTCGTCGTCCTTGGCGGCGGCAGCGGCGGATACGCGGCGGCACTGCGCGCCGCGGAGCTCGACATGAACGTCGTGCTGATCGAGAAGGACAAGCTCGGGGGCACCTGCCTGCACCGCGGCTGCATCCCCACCAAGGCCCTCCTGCACTCGGCCGAGGTCGCCGACTCCGCCAAGGAGAGCGAGAACTTCGGTGTCAAGGCCACCTTCGAGGGCATCGACATCGAGGCCGTGCACAAGTACAAGGACAAGGTGATCAACGGCCTGCACAAGGGCCTCACCGGTCTGATCAAGTCCCGCAAGATCACCGTCGTCGAGGGCGAGGGCCGCCTCACCGGCAAGGACGAGGTCACCGTCGGCGACGCCGTCTACAAGGGCAGGGCCGTCCTGCTGGCCACCGGCTCCCAGCCCAAGACCCTGGGCCTGGAGATCGACGGCGAGAAGGTCATGACCAGCGACCAGGCCCTGGGCCTGGACCGCGTCCCCGGCTCCGTGGTGGTCCTGGGCGGCGGTGTCATCGGCGTGGAGTTCGCCAGCGTGTGGCGCTCCTACGGCGCCGAGGTCACCATCGTCGAGGCCCTGCCGCACCTGGTGCCGGTCGAGGAGGAGTCCAGCTCCAAGCTGCTGGAGCGCGCCTTCCGCAAGCGCGGCATCAAGTACGAGCTGGGCACCCCCTTCGAGTCGGTCAAGACCACCGACTCCGGGGTCACCGTCACCCTCCAGGGCGGCAAGACCCTGGAGGCTGAGGTGCTGCTGGTCGCCATCGGCCGCGGCCCCGTCTCCGCCGGCCTGGGCTACGAGGAGCAGGGCATCTCCCTGGACCGCGGCTTCGTCACCGTGGACGAGAACCTGCACACCGGCGTCGGGAACATCTACGCCGTCGGCGACCTCATCCCGACCCTGCAGCTGGCCCACGTCGGCTTCGCCGAGGGCATCTTCGTCGCCGAGCACCTCGCGGGCCTCAACCCGGCCCCGATCGACTACGACGGCGTCCCCCGCGTCACCTACTGCGAGCCCGAGGTCGCCTCGGTCGGCCTGACCACCAAGGCCGCCAAGGAGCGCGGCCTTGAGGTCGTCGAGATGAACTACAACCTGGCGGGCAACGGCAAGAGCCAGATCCTCCAGACCCAGGGCGCCGTCAAGGTCATCGCCGAGAAGGACGGTCCCGTGCTGGGCGTCCACATGGTGGGCAGCCGCGTCGGCGAGCTGATCGCCGAGGGCCAGCTCATCTACAACTGGGAGGCGCTGCCCTCCGAGGTGGCCCAGCTCATCCACCCGCACCCGAGCCAGTCGGAGGCGCTGGGCGAGGCGCACCTCGCGCTGGCGGGCAAGCCGCTCCACGTCCACGACTGA
- a CDS encoding adenosylcobinamide-GDP ribazoletransferase, translating to MSGTAGAGARLAVGTFTVVPVRVERVDRAAARWAMLWAPALGAAAGALTGALAAAGTAAGLPPALAALLGVGAGALFTRGLHLDGLADLADGLGSARPAAGALEVMRRSDIGPFGVITLIVVLGAQVLALGRLAEVSPWAALAGAVAAGAAGRTAITWACTPGVPAARPEGLGALVAGTVPVAGAAAATACALAVCALGLVRGPAFAAACAVAFVAGLAGAALLRRRAVRRLGGVTGDVLGALAETAATVALVVLTGAAAWL from the coding sequence GTGAGCGGTACCGCCGGCGCGGGCGCGCGTCTGGCGGTGGGGACGTTCACCGTGGTCCCGGTCCGGGTGGAGCGGGTGGACCGGGCGGCCGCCCGGTGGGCGATGCTGTGGGCCCCCGCGCTGGGGGCGGCGGCGGGCGCCCTGACCGGGGCGCTGGCCGCGGCCGGGACGGCGGCGGGGCTGCCCCCGGCACTGGCGGCGCTGCTCGGTGTGGGCGCCGGGGCGCTGTTCACCCGGGGGCTGCACCTGGACGGGCTGGCGGACCTGGCCGACGGGCTGGGCAGCGCCCGGCCGGCCGCGGGCGCGCTGGAGGTGATGCGCCGCTCCGACATCGGCCCGTTCGGTGTGATCACCCTGATCGTCGTGCTGGGCGCGCAGGTGCTGGCGCTGGGCCGGCTGGCGGAGGTGTCCCCGTGGGCGGCGCTGGCCGGGGCGGTGGCGGCGGGGGCCGCGGGCCGGACGGCGATCACGTGGGCGTGCACGCCGGGGGTGCCCGCGGCGCGTCCGGAGGGGCTGGGCGCGCTGGTGGCCGGGACGGTGCCGGTGGCGGGCGCGGCGGCGGCGACCGCGTGCGCGCTCGCGGTGTGCGCGCTGGGGCTGGTCCGGGGACCGGCGTTCGCGGCGGCCTGCGCCGTGGCATTCGTCGCGGGACTGGCGGGGGCGGCCCTGCTGAGGCGGCGGGCGGTGCGCCGGCTGGGCGGCGTGACCGGGGACGTGCTGGGGGCGCTGGCGGAGACGGCGGCCACGGTGGCCCTGGTGGTGCTCACCGGCGCGGCCGCGTGGCTGTGA
- a CDS encoding bifunctional adenosylcobinamide kinase/adenosylcobinamide-phosphate guanylyltransferase, which yields MTVDDRFRLRESGAVGPVPPDYSVTPTPDGILVASPGGGRLLYARSGPATLPAVPPVEAVPPGSGFASAPPQQVDMVIVDAAQRPETIGELRRSGVIGVTTAVVAVGGDHRVRSPAEFARRARLWGAFAPGDGHVMSCPPAVWPQSRPHGPHRVLITGGARSGKSVEAELRLLTEPKVSYVATGEPADPARDPEWAERVARHTARRPWWWETEETRDLPSLLKRARGAVLIDCLGTWLTAVMDEHGLWDEEPAPDAEERVEAEVHDLLEAWRATQAYAVAVTNEVGSGVVPATRSGRLFRDHLGRLNQWVAAESEEVVLVTAGRVLELP from the coding sequence GTGACCGTCGACGACCGGTTCCGGCTCCGCGAGAGCGGCGCGGTGGGCCCGGTGCCCCCGGACTACTCGGTGACGCCCACCCCCGACGGCATCCTGGTGGCGAGCCCCGGCGGCGGGCGGCTGCTCTACGCCCGCTCCGGGCCCGCGACACTGCCCGCGGTGCCCCCGGTGGAGGCGGTCCCGCCCGGTTCGGGGTTCGCGTCGGCGCCGCCCCAGCAGGTGGACATGGTCATCGTGGACGCCGCCCAGCGTCCGGAGACCATCGGTGAGCTGCGGCGTAGCGGGGTGATCGGTGTGACCACGGCCGTGGTCGCGGTCGGCGGCGACCACCGGGTCCGCTCCCCCGCGGAGTTCGCCCGCCGGGCCCGGCTGTGGGGCGCGTTCGCCCCCGGCGACGGCCACGTCATGTCGTGCCCGCCGGCGGTCTGGCCGCAGTCGCGACCGCACGGCCCGCACCGGGTGCTCATCACCGGCGGCGCCCGCTCGGGCAAGTCGGTCGAGGCCGAGCTGCGGCTTCTCACCGAGCCGAAGGTGTCCTATGTGGCCACCGGCGAGCCCGCCGACCCCGCGCGCGACCCGGAGTGGGCCGAACGGGTGGCCCGGCACACCGCCCGCCGGCCGTGGTGGTGGGAGACCGAGGAGACCCGCGACCTGCCGTCGCTGCTCAAGCGGGCGCGGGGCGCGGTGCTCATCGACTGCCTGGGCACCTGGCTGACGGCGGTCATGGACGAGCACGGGCTGTGGGACGAGGAGCCGGCGCCGGACGCCGAGGAGCGGGTCGAGGCCGAGGTGCACGACCTGCTGGAGGCGTGGCGGGCCACCCAGGCCTACGCGGTGGCGGTGACCAACGAGGTGGGCTCGGGCGTGGTGCCCGCGACCCGGTCGGGGCGGCTGTTCCGCGACCACCTGGGGCGGCTGAACCAGTGGGTGGCGGCCGAGTCCGAGGAGGTCGTCCTGGTCACGGCCGGACGCGTGCTGGAGCTTCCGTGA
- a CDS encoding aldo/keto reductase family protein, whose protein sequence is MEFRHLGKSGLAVSEIAYGNWITHGSQVEEDAAVACVRAALDAGITTFDTADVYARGKAEEVLGRALKGERRDGLEIFSKVYWPMGPGKNDRGLSRKHIIRGVEDTLRRLGTDYLDLYQAHRFDHGAPLEETLRAFEDLVRQGKVLYVGVSEWNAEQIERALKIADESGFDRIVSNQPQYNMLWRVIESEVVPVSRREGLGQVVWSPIAGGILTGKYKPGAPLPENTRATDPNSKHFIADRVGDQELLERVQKLAPLAAEAGLTLPQLAVAWVLQNDNVSTAIVGATRPEQVRDNVQAAGVKLDAELLARIDEILGDSVDRDPALTRSPEDIRA, encoded by the coding sequence ATGGAATTCCGCCATCTCGGCAAGAGCGGTCTCGCCGTCAGCGAGATCGCCTACGGCAACTGGATCACCCACGGCTCCCAGGTCGAGGAGGACGCGGCCGTCGCCTGCGTCCGCGCCGCCCTGGACGCCGGCATCACCACGTTCGACACCGCGGACGTCTACGCCCGCGGCAAGGCCGAGGAGGTCCTCGGCCGGGCGCTCAAGGGCGAGCGCCGCGACGGCCTGGAGATCTTCTCCAAGGTCTACTGGCCGATGGGCCCGGGCAAGAACGACCGGGGCCTGTCGCGCAAGCACATCATCCGCGGCGTGGAGGACACCCTGCGCCGCCTGGGCACCGACTACCTGGACCTGTACCAGGCCCACCGGTTCGACCACGGGGCCCCGCTGGAGGAGACCCTGCGGGCCTTCGAGGACCTGGTCCGCCAGGGCAAGGTCCTGTACGTGGGCGTCTCGGAGTGGAACGCCGAGCAGATCGAGCGGGCCCTGAAGATCGCCGACGAGTCCGGGTTCGACCGCATCGTCTCCAACCAGCCGCAGTACAACATGTTGTGGCGGGTCATCGAGTCCGAGGTCGTCCCGGTGTCCCGCCGCGAGGGGCTGGGCCAGGTCGTCTGGTCGCCCATCGCGGGCGGCATCCTCACCGGCAAGTACAAGCCGGGCGCGCCGCTGCCGGAGAACACCCGGGCCACCGACCCCAACAGCAAGCACTTCATCGCCGACCGGGTCGGCGACCAGGAGCTGCTGGAGCGGGTGCAGAAGCTGGCCCCGCTGGCCGCCGAGGCGGGTCTGACCCTGCCCCAGCTGGCCGTGGCCTGGGTCCTGCAGAACGACAACGTCTCCACCGCCATCGTCGGCGCCACCCGGCCCGAGCAGGTGCGGGACAACGTCCAGGCGGCCGGCGTGAAGCTGGACGCGGAGCTGCTGGCCCGGATCGACGAGATCCTCGGCGACAGCGTCGACCGCGACCCGGCGCTCACCCGCAGCCCGGAGGACATCCGCGCCTAA
- a CDS encoding DUF3043 domain-containing protein: MTGYPEGVFRRRSASADTDSKTTESASPEASEATQPKGYTPKKGVPTPKRKESESNPRKLVKAPETRKEAYEIHRARSERKRGVSKVSSGGLKGVPADEARFYRPADLGPARRYARDLVDSRRTLSEFFLPLSIVIILLIMVPSPIFQVGVAYVAWPLMMVSLIIEGVFTSRRVKREAAEHYPDDDMLRGIGWYAVMRQIQFRRLRLPKPKVKVGEVPVPH, translated from the coding sequence GTGACCGGCTACCCTGAGGGTGTGTTCCGACGTCGCTCCGCTTCCGCAGACACGGATTCGAAGACCACCGAATCCGCCAGCCCCGAGGCCTCTGAGGCCACCCAACCTAAGGGATATACCCCTAAGAAGGGTGTGCCCACCCCCAAGCGCAAGGAATCCGAGTCGAACCCGCGCAAGCTGGTCAAGGCTCCGGAGACCCGCAAGGAGGCCTACGAGATCCACCGCGCCCGCTCCGAACGTAAACGAGGCGTCAGCAAGGTGAGTTCCGGCGGCCTCAAGGGCGTTCCCGCCGACGAGGCCCGGTTCTACCGTCCCGCCGACCTGGGCCCGGCCCGCCGCTACGCCCGTGACCTGGTGGACTCCCGCCGCACGCTCAGCGAGTTCTTCCTGCCGCTGTCGATCGTCATCATCCTGCTGATCATGGTGCCCAGCCCGATCTTCCAGGTCGGTGTGGCGTACGTGGCCTGGCCGCTGATGATGGTGTCGCTCATCATCGAGGGCGTCTTCACCTCGCGCCGGGTCAAGCGGGAGGCCGCCGAGCACTACCCGGACGACGACATGCTGCGAGGCATCGGCTGGTACGCGGTCATGCGCCAGATCCAGTTCCGCCGGCTGCGGCTGCCCAAGCCGAAGGTCAAGGTCGGCGAGGTCCCGGTCCCGCACTAG
- a CDS encoding PspA/IM30 family protein, with product MSVFQRLSMIFKSKANKALDSVEDPRETLDYSYQKQLELLQKVRRGVADVATSRKRVELQIQQLEQQSSKLENQGRAALTQGREDLAREALTRRSGLAQQIDGLREQHANLQGEEQKLTLAAQRLQAKVDAFRTRKETIKATYTAAQAQTQISEAFTGISEEMGDVGLAIQRAEDKTAQMQARAGAVDELLASGALDDVTGSGPRDDIQAELDRMASSSGVEAELERMKLELGGGGSSSTPQIEGGNSGSGRGEGA from the coding sequence ATGAGCGTGTTTCAGCGACTTTCCATGATCTTCAAGTCCAAGGCCAACAAGGCCCTGGACTCGGTCGAGGATCCCAGGGAGACCCTCGACTACTCGTACCAGAAGCAGCTCGAACTGCTGCAGAAGGTCCGGCGCGGCGTGGCCGATGTCGCGACCTCCCGCAAGCGGGTCGAGCTCCAGATCCAGCAGCTCGAGCAGCAGTCCTCCAAGCTGGAGAACCAGGGCCGGGCGGCCCTGACCCAGGGCCGGGAGGACCTCGCCCGCGAGGCCCTGACCCGCCGCTCCGGTCTCGCCCAGCAGATCGACGGCCTGCGCGAGCAGCACGCCAACCTCCAGGGCGAGGAGCAGAAGCTCACCCTGGCGGCCCAGCGCCTCCAGGCCAAGGTGGACGCCTTCCGTACCCGCAAGGAGACGATCAAGGCGACCTACACCGCGGCCCAGGCCCAGACGCAGATCAGCGAGGCCTTCACCGGCATCTCCGAGGAGATGGGCGACGTCGGCCTGGCGATCCAGCGCGCCGAGGACAAGACCGCCCAGATGCAGGCCCGGGCCGGGGCCGTCGACGAGCTGCTCGCCTCCGGCGCGCTCGACGACGTCACCGGGTCCGGCCCGCGCGACGACATCCAGGCCGAGCTGGACCGCATGGCCAGCTCCAGCGGTGTCGAGGCCGAGCTGGAGCGCATGAAGCTCGAGCTGGGCGGCGGCGGGTCCTCCTCCACCCCGCAGATCGAGGGCGGCAACAGCGGCTCGGGACGGGGTGAGGGCGCGTGA
- the pspAA gene encoding PspA-associated protein PspAA: MIVRIMGEGQVDLTDADLDLLNSFDSALETAIEKGDEAAFRKALHDLLDKVREHGTPLAADALEPSQFILPHADAGMDEVRQMLQDDGLIPG; encoded by the coding sequence GTGATCGTCCGCATCATGGGCGAGGGCCAGGTGGACCTCACCGACGCCGACCTCGACCTGCTCAACTCGTTCGACTCCGCCCTGGAGACGGCGATCGAGAAGGGTGACGAGGCCGCCTTCCGCAAGGCGCTGCACGACCTGCTCGACAAGGTGCGCGAGCACGGGACGCCGCTGGCCGCCGACGCGCTGGAGCCCTCGCAGTTCATCCTGCCGCACGCCGACGCCGGCATGGACGAGGTCCGCCAGATGCTGCAGGACGACGGCCTGATCCCGGGCTAG
- the htpX gene encoding zinc metalloprotease HtpX: MAGSKFTPDRGLTGRMALTMFLLVLVYVAFVVGLVAVGLNIWLVLVIVLAFALFSYFSSDRIAMFAMGAKEVSPQQAPELHALIDRLCAMADMPKPRVGVADTDVPNAFATGHSRRTAVVCVTTGLMRRLDGPELEAVLAHELSHIAHRDVTVMTVAGFLGIVAGFLTQAGLRFAAFSGASRGNNNGPAPAVVALLVVLVSAVAWALSFLLTRALSRYRELAADRAAAYLTGRPSVLGSALTKITGDMARIPSRDLRQVEPFNAFFFAPAFTKGFSLNSLIATHPPVERRLAQLSDISRQLGRGA, encoded by the coding sequence ATGGCGGGTTCCAAGTTCACTCCTGACCGAGGCCTGACCGGCCGGATGGCCCTCACCATGTTCCTGTTGGTCCTGGTGTACGTCGCCTTCGTCGTGGGGCTGGTCGCCGTCGGGCTGAACATCTGGCTGGTCCTGGTCATCGTCCTCGCGTTCGCGCTGTTCAGCTACTTCTCCTCGGACCGGATCGCCATGTTCGCGATGGGAGCCAAGGAGGTCTCCCCCCAGCAGGCGCCCGAGCTGCACGCGCTCATCGACCGGCTGTGCGCCATGGCCGACATGCCCAAGCCCCGGGTGGGCGTCGCCGACACCGACGTGCCCAACGCCTTCGCCACCGGGCACAGCCGCAGGACCGCCGTCGTCTGCGTGACCACCGGTCTGATGCGCCGCCTGGACGGGCCGGAGCTGGAGGCGGTGCTGGCCCACGAGCTGTCCCACATCGCCCACCGCGACGTCACGGTCATGACCGTGGCCGGCTTCCTGGGCATCGTGGCCGGGTTCCTCACCCAGGCCGGGCTGCGCTTCGCCGCCTTCTCCGGGGCGAGCCGGGGGAACAACAACGGCCCGGCCCCGGCGGTGGTCGCCCTGCTGGTGGTGCTGGTCAGCGCCGTCGCGTGGGCGCTGAGCTTCCTGCTGACCCGGGCGCTGTCGCGCTACCGGGAGCTGGCGGCCGACCGGGCCGCCGCCTACCTCACCGGGCGCCCCTCGGTCCTGGGCAGCGCCCTGACCAAGATCACCGGCGACATGGCGCGGATCCCCAGCCGGGACCTGCGCCAGGTGGAGCCGTTCAACGCCTTCTTCTTCGCCCCGGCGTTCACCAAGGGGTTCAGCCTCAACAGCCTGATCGCCACCCATCCGCCGGTGGAGCGGCGCCTGGCGCAGCTCTCCGACATCTCCCGGCAGCTGGGCCGGGGCGCCTGA